From the Glutamicibacter halophytocola genome, the window CGATGCACTTGAGCAGCGCAGCAACATCGCTTGGCTCGATGGCCACAAAGGTGGCAATGCGCAGCTGGTTGCGTCCCAGCTTGCGGTACGGTTCTACGTCCACCACGCCATTGGCGCGCAGGGCCTTGGCAATCGCCGAAGCATCGACCGAGTCATTGAAATCCACCGTGGAAATGACGTTGGAGCGGTGAGCCGGGTTGGCTACATAGGGCGAGGCGATCGAGGAGGCTTCTGCCCAGGCCTGAATCAGGCCTGCGGACTGTGCGGTGCGATCCGCAGCCCACTTCAGGCCGCCGTTGGAATTGATCCACTTGATCTGGGCGTCCAGGCCAACCAGAGTCGTCAACGACGGAGTGTTGTACGTCTGGTTTTTCAGCGAGTTATCCAGAGCCGTCTTCAAGTTCAAGAAGTCTGGGATCCAGCGGTCGGTAGCGGCAATTTCCTCAATGCGCGCGATGGCTGCCGGGGAAACGAAAGCCAGCCACAGGCCTCCGTCCGATGCGAAGTTCTTCTGCGGAGCGAAGTAGTAAACGTCGGTCTCGGCTAGATCCACGTCGAGGCCGCCTGCTGCGCTGGTGGCGTCAATGACGATCAGGGCATCTTCGCTGGCTCCGGCAACACGCGTGATCGGTGCCGCGGCACCGGTCGAGGTCTCGTTGTGCGGCCAGGCGTACACATCGACGCCGGCTTCAGCGACCGGTTCCGGAACGGTGCCGGGCTCGCCAACGATAATCGTGGAAGATTCCAAGAATGGAGCCTTGTCGGTGGCCTTGGCGAACTTCGAGCCAAATTCACCGAATGACAGGTGCTGCGCCTTGGAGCGGACCAGGCTGAATGCTGCTGCATCCCAGAATGCGGTGGAGCCGCCAACGCCCAACAGGACTTCGTAGCCCTCAGGCGCGTTGAACATTTCCTTGAGGCCGTCCTGAACCGAAGCTACGAGGTTTTTGACCGGTGCCTGGCGGTGGGAGGTGCCCAGCAACTTGGATCCGGCGTCGGCGATGGCCTGAACCTGTTCTGCGCGTACCTTGGAAGGTCCCGCACCGAATCGACCGTCGGCGGGCAGAAGGTTTTGTGGAATTTTGATGTCCGTGCTCATCGCGCTCCTCTTGTAGCGATAGATTGAAGTGCCTAACAGGCCACCGATGCCCATGGTTCGGAATATTCAAGGGTGGCCGTGGCGTTTCAATAAACATCTTTGCAAATAGCAAGGGCACGTGAGAAAAACGCGACCGTCGGTTACGAAATCTGCTGGGCGGGTTACATCCGCTTTCTGTCCGATAAACCAAGTAGAGTGGGGTATCGACGCCACGTATTATTCGAGCGAACTTAACTGTTGTGACTTCCAGGAGCGGCTGCTGTGTCTGATCTTATTGATACAACTGAGATGTATCTGCGTACCATTCTTGAACTTCAAGAAGAGGAGATCGTGGCTTTGCGCGCCAGAATTGCAGAACGTCTTGGCCACTCGGGTCCAACGGTGTCCCAGACCGTAGCCCGCATGGAACGCGATGGCTTGGTGGTCGTGTCTTCAGATCGCCATCTTGCGCTGACTGAAAAAGGTCACGAATTGGCAACGAGCGTGATGCGTAAGCATCGGTTGGCGGAGCGCTTGCTCTCGGACATGATCGGCTTGGACTGGGAGTATGTTCATGACGAGGCTTGCCGCTGGGAGCACGTCATGAGCGAGCGTGTGGAGCGCCGTCTCTACGACCTGCTGGGCAAGCCGACGGTGTCTCCTTATGGCAACCCGATCCCGGGCCTGGAGGTCCTCGGCGGACCGAGTGTGGCTGAAATCTCATATGAAGTCCAGAATCTGGATGACGCGCTGCTCGCGGGAAATATTGGCCCGGTGGCCATTGAGCGCTTGGCTGAGCCGATCCAAACAGACCCAATCCTGCTCGGACAACTGAACGAAGGCGGAATTCGGCCTGGAGCAATTGTCACTTTGGAACGAGCAGATGATTACGTAGTGGTCCGCGTGCAGGGTATCGAGGGCGCCTTGGAGCTGCCAGTCGAGGTTAGCGGACATGTATTTGTGCGGGCGCAAAAAAGATAACGAAATTGTAACTTTCCCGGATGACCGGTAACGTTAGTGACTGATGCCGTCGATCTGACCGGCATCGCCCGACTCCGTCGCGACCGCCTAGTGTTGCCCTGCGCCGGAAGTCGGTTACCAGTATTTGAGGGCAACAACGGGGGACCCACTACTTCGGCGTGCAAGCGCCTTGGGGTGAAGCTCTGCTTTATGCAGGCCGGTTCATTCTCCAGAACCGAACCCGACAGCTAACTTCGTAGGCGCAACAGTGAGAGGAATGTTTTGGTAGAAACCAAGACTGCGGGACGACGTCGCGCTGCTGGCACCGAGGCTGATGTGATCACCGAGATCGCTGCTTCGGCAACCCAGCGCACGAGTGGACGCCGCGCATCACGCGCCGCTGAAGCCGTCCCAACTATTAGCCCGGCTAAGCCGGTTCATGCAGATTTCGTGGGTCGACGTTTCGACTCAATTCAGCGCTACGGTGTTGCACCAACCCAAAAAGAGCTGGCGCATAAGGCCGCGGACAGCAATGTTGTCGCTCTGCCTGGCGCTGTAGAGGTCCAGGCTT encodes:
- a CDS encoding metal-dependent transcriptional regulator; its protein translation is MSDLIDTTEMYLRTILELQEEEIVALRARIAERLGHSGPTVSQTVARMERDGLVVVSSDRHLALTEKGHELATSVMRKHRLAERLLSDMIGLDWEYVHDEACRWEHVMSERVERRLYDLLGKPTVSPYGNPIPGLEVLGGPSVAEISYEVQNLDDALLAGNIGPVAIERLAEPIQTDPILLGQLNEGGIRPGAIVTLERADDYVVVRVQGIEGALELPVEVSGHVFVRAQKR
- the serC gene encoding phosphoserine transaminase, coding for MSTDIKIPQNLLPADGRFGAGPSKVRAEQVQAIADAGSKLLGTSHRQAPVKNLVASVQDGLKEMFNAPEGYEVLLGVGGSTAFWDAAAFSLVRSKAQHLSFGEFGSKFAKATDKAPFLESSTIIVGEPGTVPEPVAEAGVDVYAWPHNETSTGAAAPITRVAGASEDALIVIDATSAAGGLDVDLAETDVYYFAPQKNFASDGGLWLAFVSPAAIARIEEIAATDRWIPDFLNLKTALDNSLKNQTYNTPSLTTLVGLDAQIKWINSNGGLKWAADRTAQSAGLIQAWAEASSIASPYVANPAHRSNVISTVDFNDSVDASAIAKALRANGVVDVEPYRKLGRNQLRIATFVAIEPSDVAALLKCIDFVIEQL